The window GCGCGACCGTGGGCGCCGCGAGGGATGCACTGATGCCGTGCCTCAGGGCCAGGCTCAGCAGGTGCCGTTCTGCACCGGGTAGTGGATGACGACCGCGCCACCGGTGGCGTAGTTGGCGACATCGGCAGCCACCTGCCGGCCCTGCGGAGACTCCCTCGCGGCGGTCATTGCCGCGGCGTCAGCGAACTCGGCCTCGAAGACCGCGAAGTACGGCGTCTGTCCCTGCGTCGCTGTCACCTCGAAGCTGTAGCGCCACGCGAGCAGGCCGGGCATGCGCGTGACCAGCGGGAGGTGGTTGCTCACGTAGTAGTCGCGGAAGTGGTCGGGATCGGCGGGCTCGGGATACAGGACCACCAGCTTGTGCATGACGACCTCCGTTCAGCGGCGAGCGACCACGACACCCGGAGTGCGCGATCACCGCGAGGCGGACAGTAGATCAGACTCCACGCCAAGATCCAGTGCAGTGCGGACGAGCCGTCTGCTCCGAGACCGTCGCCGCTCGACGGCGTACGGCGGCACGGCCCCGTGCGAAGTTTCCGAGTGCTCAGCGCCGTGGTCGCGCACCCGTTGGCCGGACGTCCCCGTTTCGTCACAGCGTCGCAACACGATACGGCCGGTAATCGCGCAGGGTGGGCCGCGTCACCGAATCGGCGGGAACTCGGCGCAGCCGGCAGCCGACTGATAGCTGCGAGGCAGGCGAAAGGAGCTCGATGTCCATCGACCAGAGCGAAGACCGCACGGCCGAGGCACCGCCCGAGCCCCGGTTGACCTGGGCGGCGGTTCGCCCGCTGCTGGTGCGGCTGCATTTCTACGCCGGGGTGTTCGTCGGCCCGTTCCTGCTGGTCGCGGCGGTCACCGGGCTGGCGATGTGCGCGGCCATGGTCGCGATGGTGTGGCCGGCCACGATGGGCGTGGCCGGCCTGCCGCAGGTGGTGCTGTTCGGGCTCGCCGCCGCGTGGTTCGCCGTGGCCGCCGCGCGGGGCGCCGCGCACGAGGGCCGGTGGCACCCCGGCTACCACGCGGCGATGATGCTCGCGATGGTGTGGATGGTGTTCGCCATGCCCCGCGCCGTGGTCGGCAGCGGGGCCGCGACGACGATGGACATGCCGGGAATGGAGGGCATGGCCATGGCGCTTCCGTCGGCCGGCGGCGGAGTGCCCGCCGACGTGGTGATCGTCGCGCTGACGCTGGCGATCGCGTTCTGCCTGGCGGGGATCGCGTTCCTGGTCCGGGTCGTCGACGCGGCACGGGTCGCGCCGCCGTCGGTGCGCACGGCCGGGTGGGGTGCCGACGC of the Amycolatopsis sp. NBC_01488 genome contains:
- a CDS encoding EthD family reductase — translated: MHKLVVLYPEPADPDHFRDYYVSNHLPLVTRMPGLLAWRYSFEVTATQGQTPYFAVFEAEFADAAAMTAARESPQGRQVAADVANYATGGAVVIHYPVQNGTC
- a CDS encoding DUF5134 domain-containing protein, giving the protein MSIDQSEDRTAEAPPEPRLTWAAVRPLLVRLHFYAGVFVGPFLLVAAVTGLAMCAAMVAMVWPATMGVAGLPQVVLFGLAAAWFAVAAARGAAHEGRWHPGYHAAMMLAMVWMVFAMPRAVVGSGAATTMDMPGMEGMAMALPSAGGGVPADVVIVALTLAIAFCLAGIAFLVRVVDAARVAPPSVRTAGWGADALMGLGTSVLLLAML